A region of Curvibacter sp. AEP1-3 DNA encodes the following proteins:
- a CDS encoding helix-turn-helix transcriptional regulator gives MDRTERFYKIDNLLQANAVVPIGRFLEELEVSLATFKRDIEYMRSRLNAPIQWSKLDGGYSYSRSSKTEQQSLPGLWFNSGEAYALLMMQALLSEMQPGLLGPHVEPLKARLRAVIETGNHPAKDVENRVKLLNVAARSVPDQHFETVAAALLGQKRLRIHYYVRIRDEVSEREISPQLLIHHRGNWYIAAWCHKQNAMRSFSMDAIQQAQLVDQTVKTLPQKDLDNFIGKGYGIFSGENVKWAKLKFSPERARWVSRELWHPLQKTAHQGDASLILEVPFTDSRELIMDILRHGRHVEVVEPPELRWEITTELANTLSRYTGNDPSQAGTSRTLKNGD, from the coding sequence ATGGATCGCACTGAACGCTTCTACAAGATTGACAACCTTCTCCAAGCGAACGCCGTGGTTCCCATTGGCAGGTTCTTAGAGGAGCTTGAAGTGTCTCTGGCTACCTTCAAGCGAGACATTGAATACATGCGCAGCAGGCTCAACGCGCCGATTCAATGGAGCAAACTGGATGGAGGCTACAGCTACAGTCGCTCGAGCAAAACCGAACAACAGTCTCTACCAGGTCTGTGGTTTAACTCTGGGGAAGCCTATGCCCTTCTCATGATGCAGGCGCTCCTCTCAGAAATGCAACCAGGGCTCTTAGGACCCCATGTCGAACCACTCAAAGCACGATTGCGCGCAGTTATCGAGACTGGGAACCATCCCGCTAAAGACGTCGAAAACCGCGTCAAGCTTCTGAATGTGGCAGCGCGCTCTGTGCCAGACCAACACTTTGAAACAGTCGCAGCAGCCTTACTCGGTCAAAAGCGGCTTCGTATCCATTACTACGTGCGTATCCGGGATGAGGTCAGCGAACGCGAGATCTCACCGCAATTACTTATTCATCACCGAGGTAACTGGTACATCGCGGCCTGGTGCCATAAACAAAACGCCATGCGTTCCTTCAGCATGGACGCCATCCAACAGGCTCAACTCGTTGACCAAACTGTAAAAACACTGCCTCAAAAAGACCTAGATAACTTCATTGGCAAAGGCTATGGGATATTTTCTGGTGAGAACGTCAAATGGGCAAAACTGAAGTTTTCTCCGGAGCGGGCACGCTGGGTGTCTCGTGAACTCTGGCACCCTCTGCAGAAAACCGCTCATCAAGGCGATGCCTCTTTGATTCTGGAAGTACCATTTACTGACAGCCGAGAACTGATCATGGATATCCTGCGCCATGGACGACATGTAGAAGTTGTCGAGCCGCCGGAGTTGCGCTGGGAGATCACTACTGAACTCGCAAATACGCTCTCCAGATACACAGGCAATGACCCATCACAGGCTGGAACTTCGAGGACCTTGAAAAATGGTGACTAG